ATTGATTGTCATTGTGAACGAAAACCTAGGCTTTAAGTATTTTGTCTAGGTCTGGTTGGTTGACAAGATTTAGGTTGGGAACAGCGGCATGCTTATCtgcaaaactattttttttttaaaaattatcagAAAAATGGCATGAATCAGAGAAAAATTCAATTGCAAACACAAACAAAGAGAAAGGGGTGCAGAGAATGTCAAAGAGAAATTTAGGTGACTTTCGAGTGATAAACCTAGACCTTAGAACCCCACCTGGTATCCCATCTCTCATCGGGCAGTGAAGGCCATCGTGCCACTCCCCTGAGATGATTAGAAAATCTTTGTttatgcctttgttggattcaAGGAGGCATGAGATGAGCCTAACCTCAAGAACCCTAGTTTTTAGGTAATAGTCCTGCCCTTTTAAGAGGTGAAGGTTGTAAACCCAGTTGACAACGTGATGGGTGAGGTTTAAGCCCATTTTCTAGTTAAGGGCCTCTACGCTAcctaaaatcctaaacatattgGGGGCACACTAGGTAGGGGAAAGCATATGAGCTATTAAGTAATCCCTCATGACTCTGCCCATGGGGATTCTCATCTCTCCTTCTATAAAGACAATCATAGGGATTACGACTTCTCCCTCTTGCCTCATGGTATGCCACTCTCCCTGtttacagtacctaatggaaATCTTTGGTGGGATTCAGTATAGAGTCTTGAAACTCTTTAGACCCTCTAGGGTGTCTACTAAGTAGGTGAATCTCCCCATGtgtgcaaagaaaattaaagaaactaGAGAGACGAGATGAAAGTGGATAGGCCAAGGAAGAAGGAGATCTAAAAAGAGGGGGGAATGACTAAAGAgaggaaaggaagaaaagattGCTAAGAATAACTTACGGGAAGGAAGAAAGGCTCCTCGGACTAGCTCTTGAATTTCTAGAGTGCAAAAAGTGAAGTAAATGAAGCTTCTGAATagtatatatatgagagagaaaagcaaGTGGGAAAATTCCCACTCGAATTCTCGTAAAAATCCCCAACCATTGGATCCCCATCGTACCGTAGAATGTGGGGAACATGGAGCTGCAGGAATTAATTGCAGGAGCGTTTCAGATGCCGAAGCGTCAGGAGCGTGCTTCTAGGCAATTGAAAAGACGCTTATACAAACTAGAATGATGTGAGGGCAGAGCAGAATTAGGATTATGGTATtaaaatccttttcttttccgAGGagcaaaagaaggaaattttgagGAGCTATTGTAGGGATGAAAAGCCCAAGATTATATATTGGGTCGTGGGCCTTGTCCGAGGACAGATAGGCGATAGAGAAGACGTAAGAGTTAGAGCGCCACTAACAAATTATGACTGCAAGGGTTTAGCCTCGAGTGCAACATTTCAAAAGGTTCTactgataaggataaacatcaaGAAAGCATAGGACAAAGGGGAGCTAAGAATATCtaaagagaaagctgctaccatcgcattgaatgctctgcagctaaccctctgaccgcattaatgtggaggtgatacctgaacagtggcCTGCTAGCTACTCtaaaagacttcaagaaggtgctgatgggacaagaaTCAAAACGAGTAGCTTAACCTACACGTGGATggtggagatgaagaagaaatgggtatataatagagaaagaaaccCTTTGCAGGGTATAGACGCTCATTTTTTTTGACAAGCCCAGAAGAGAGGAAGGCCCAAAGTCATGGGCTAAAGAAAGTATTGTGGAAGTACCATTAAGCGAGTGGCAGGAACAACGAATAGTGGGTCTAACAGACAAATAAATGGATCCCGAGGAAGTAAGTGGGCCTAAAAAAGCCCGGAAGAAAGTAACCACGAACCTATGCGCTATATAGATgtgaaaaagtgagaatgggtcaTAGCTGCTACGGCAGGCCCAAAGTAgtgtaagtaaagaaagtagGGAACTGTGGAAAACCCATAAGCCCCAAAGGAAAAGTGAGAAATTCTTAggccgaggaagcccaagaagttagtaaaagcccatgggagaCGTAGAATTGAAAAAGGGTCGAGGACGCCCGAGAGAGTAagtgggccaaggatgcccaaatgGAAGTAGGTGGGACAATAAAAGCCCGCAAGTAGTAAAAGGGCCCAGAGGGATCATTGGGCCTTCAAAGAAAGAATGAACAGAAAAGGTCCAGAGTGGCCCAGCAGGCTTGGGGTCAAGAAGGCCTTATGGCAGGCACGACAGAACTGTGTGGCAGGAAGCAAGTAATAGGGGCCGGGAATAAAAGGCTTGGAACGGCCCATGAACAAACATGGTCCAGTCCTCAAAAGATGCAAGCCACAAAAGAAAGGTTGGGCGAAATaacccacgccaaaagaagccaaaaatgaGCAATAGGCTGAGCAGTTTGACGTTCAGACCATGGCAGACAGATGAGTAGCAGACAGGATTTGAACAAGCACAGAGGTAAGACATGCGCAAAGCCCAAgcaccaccagcctgtacccagccaatacaggaaatggtgaggtcataGGTTAAAAGTAAGGGGGTATGGTCTGGtggtggggagggggaaaaatCCATTTTGGTGTTTCTTGCTCAAGTCCTTTTGGAAGCAATGTCCTGCTGGGGAGACATGCGAACCAAAAGAGGCAAGGGTGAGTGGGAACTACCAGGTGCATGCCGTGAGGGgtaaagggagagagagtattcaTCTCGTAGCAGGTAGGAATGCCGCAGGGAgtgagcaaaacaaaaaaagtcttCTCTGACTGAGGCAGGGTAGCACTGGCTGGGTGACTGACCAGTCAGTGACGGTTGGAAAGGGAGCCAATGCTagacaaaaacggttaagggctaaaagGGTAAAAAGCCAAGCGTGGCTGATCCTATATAAGAAGTCCTACAGTGAACAGCCAGGGGGAGGACGAAAAAGGGGTGGAGAGGGAACCTCTGTAAAATTGTAGCAAGAATTATAAAGGAATTAGAGGACGCAGaggagaaaggagagaaaagacaaaaaaagaaagaaagagagtaaaagaaaaagaaaacagaagcaagaaagaaacaaagtgaATGGAGTGATTGGCATGCACCGAATGACTCATGCTCTCTGTTaaccaaaacaaagaatctCGATCAGCCAAGTCACTTAGGCCCGTTccttcaaagcagctaatttccCCTCAAAGAAATTAGTCGCGTTGAGGGAGTGGTTCCCTTTCCTGACGTAGGCTCTGTAAAACAGCCCATCGCAGCAGGCTAACGTTTGTTTCCTTAATACGCTCTTGACTCTCCATCTAACATTTATTATTCTGATATTATATTGTAATATGGCCACCCTTCATTAAGGCCCACTGACTATATTGCTTAAATCTCTATTATTTCCTATCCTCTTTTATCATATTTGCCTGCTGTAGCTAACGTGACAGTTTTACCTGCCGTAAAGATTTGATTACCAAAAGACATTAtttgtgcacaagccggaccaagaAGGTTTGTTCTCGGACTGGTCATAACTCTCCAACTCAGAAGAAAATCTTGGGCCCAGTATAGCAGCAGGCAGCCCAGCCTGACATTGCAAAAAAGGCACACACACAGGGGGATCagagaaaaatattgtagcaacaAGAACCGGAAttgtaaccaaattcaaaagatatatatatatatatatatatataaagaactAGTCTTCTCGGACTGTGTCGATGACGATTTTCTTTGGGCAAAACTagtttattcttgtttttttatcaTTTGGGCTCACTGTAATTGCCATCTAATTCATTAAAGCCTAATTTGCTAgttcactctctacaaattcattgtattggacttTATGAGCCCAGATCCTTTTCCTTTTAGGCCTAGGCACCAAACTGCATCTTTACAAGTAGTattaaaattattctaaaaCGACCCATTAACAACTGCCCTAAGGGTATTTATTAACATGATTCTATTATATTAACCAAAACCACTTACTCTTTTCATTATTATCAAATGCGTAGAATTTCACTCACATGTTTAAAGAAATGACATTATGATTTCTAGTTTGTACGCATCATCCTTTCATTAGAGAAACTTAACGGATATTGACAGAATTGGATTGATTTGCAAATAATTTGTAGTATAACTACTTTTGATAAAGCCATGCCATTTTTTGCGTTAATAAAAAAGGCTTATGATCTATCTTTCAATATTATACACACTTAATTACACAAAGTAAATTTGTATTGGACCATTTGcaacagcttttttttttttgtttgtttgagaaACGACCATTTGCAACAgctaatatttataaaatttgatgaAATCCATGAAACGTATAGTTTATTCGATGAACCATTATGACCAGAATAGTTTAAGAAACCATTTTAAGCATTAAATACTTTAAAATTATTAGACAATTCACATCCCTTAGGTCACATTGTTTGGACCAGATGAGATGGCCAATCTCGTGAAAGTAGTTCACAAGAGTTAATGATTCTCTCCCCAATGACCAAATTTAAATAGCGCAGAAAGAGACCCACCCCCACTACTGTTGAACCTTTTGGGGAGGAGGGTAGGAAAGCCCAAGAGACTAAAAAGTAGAATAGTAaagagaaaacacaaaaaaacacatacacttGTAGCATCATAGCACATATAGTCACATATACAACTACCACTACTACTATACTAGTGGATCTCTCTGCATATGGCGTTGTTTCTGTCAATCACTCTTTACAGTCCATCTCTGCTAGCATTAGCTACTTCACACGCTCCCAAGTACAACCATAACACATCTTAAGTCTCAAacacactctctctttctcaaaaaaataacccaaaccCCACAAACAGTTTATCAGCTCCACACCACTAATGGCAGCAACGgctactttcttcttcttcttcttcctttttcagtTCACGGCGATCTCAACCTTTGCACAACACAGTGCCGAAACTTTGTCAGAGATCCAAGCATTGATGGCCTTTAAGGCCAATCTCCACGACCCACTTGGCGTTTTAGACGGCTGGGATTCTTCCACGCCATCTGCACCTTGTGACTGGCGTGGCATTGTTTGTTTCAACAACCGAGTCCGCGAGCTCCATTTACCTCGTCTCCAACTCGGTGGTCGACTCACTGACCAACTCTCTAACCTGCGTGAGCTTCGAAAACTCAGCCTTCACTCCAACCACCTCAACGGTTCTATACCTTCCTCTCTGTCCCAATGCGCTCTCCTACGTGTCGTTTACCTTCACTACAACTCACTCTCCGGGACTCTCCCACCTTCCATTGTTTCCAACCTCACAAACCTTCAAATCCTCAGTCTCAGTCACAACCTCCTCTCCGGTAAACTCTCCAACGACATGTCGTTTAGCCTCAGGTTCCTCGATTTATCCTCCAACTTCTTCTCTGGCGAAATACCCACAAACTTCACCGTGAAATCTCAGCTCCGACTTATCAATTTCTCGTACAACTCTTTCTCTGGTCAAGTACCCGCAAGTCTCGGAGAGCTTCAAAAGCTTGAGTATCTCAGCCTCGACTCGAACCAGTTGTATGGTACTCTACCTTCGGCTGTTACAAACTGTTCCTCATTGATTCATCTGAGCGCCGAAGACAACGCGCTTAAGGGTCTAATCCCAGCGACTATGGGAGCGATACCAAAGCTACAAGTGCTATCATTATCACACAATGAACTCTCAGGTTCGGTCCCCACAACTCTGCTTTGTAATAATAACTACTCGTTTTCACTTAGAATGGTTCAGCTTGGGTTTAATGCGCTCACGAGCATGGTTAAGCCGCCAAACAATGGAACATGTTTTAGTGTTTTGGAGGTCTTTGACGTTAAAGAAAATCACGTACGTGGTGTGTTTCCGACGTGGTTGACTAATGTGATCACGTTGAAGGTTCTAGATCTTTCTGGAAACTTCTTTTCCGGTATGTTACCTTCTGAGATTGGAGGACTTTTGAGGCTAGAAGAGTTTAGAGTTTCAAATAATTCACTTAATGGTGTGATTCCTAGTGAGTTTGTCAAATGTAGTTCTTTACGGGTACTTGATCTTGAAGGGAACAAGTTTTCGGGTTCGGTTCCTGGGTTTTTGGGTGGGCTAAGGAGCTTAAAGGTGTTATCTTTGGGGACTAATATGTTGTCTGGTTCGATTCCAATGGAATTTGGAACTTTGTTCGAGCTTGAAATGTTGAATTTGAGTGATAATAATCTCACTGGGAATGTACCGGAAGAGATAATGAAACTCAGTAATTTGAGTTCTTTGAATCTTAGTAATAACAGGTTATCGGGTGGTGGCGAAGTATTGTTGAATATTGGGGGCTTAAAAAACTTGCAGGTTCTGAATTTGAGTCATTGTGGGATTTCAGGAAGAGTTCCTGCGAGTGTTGGGAGTTTGATGAAGCTAGCAGTCCTTGATTTGAGTAAGCAAAACCTTTCTGGTGAGTTGCCGAATGAGCTTTTTGGGTTACCGAGTTTGCAAGTTGTTGCTCTAGAAGATAACCACTTGTCTGGGAATTTTCCTGAAGGTTTTAGCAGCTTGGTTAGTCTACAATATTTGAACCTCAGTTCCAATGCTTTCACTGGTGAGATTCCAGCAACCTATGGATTTCTTCAATCATTACTTGTTCTCTCCGCATCACACAATCGAATTTCGGGTATAATTCCTGCAGAGCTTGGTAATTGTTCTGATCTTCAAGTACTTGAGCTTCGCTCTAATCGTTTGGAGGGACAAATACCAAGTGCTATTTCTCAGTTATCTCGTTTGAAGGGGCTTGATTTGGGTCAAAATAATTTTACAGGTGAAATCCCAGATGAGCTCTCCAAGTGCTCGTCTCTGACTTCTCTGTTATTGGATTCAAATAACATTTCAGGCCACATACCAGATTCGTTGTCGAAGCTATCAAACCTATCAATGTTGAATCTTTCCTCAAACAAATTGAGTGGAGCCATTCCTTCAAGTCTTTCACGTATTTCTGGTTTGAAATACTTGAATTTGTCTAGTAATGATCTTGAAGGTGAAATTCCGAAAACTTTGAGTTCTCAGTTCAATGATCCTACTGTGTTTGCAATGAATAGGAAACTATGTGGAAAGCCCTTGAGTAGAGAGTGTCCAAATGTAAGGAGGAGAAAGAGGAAGAGGCTAATTCTATTTATTGGTGTAGCTATAGCTGGAGCATTCCTCTTGACATTATGTTGTTGTGGCTATATCTACAGCCTCTTGCGTTGGCGCAAGAAGCTTAGAGAAGGAGCAGCTGGGGAGAAGAAGCGAAGCCCAGCATCTGCAGGATCAGGAGGCGAAAGGGGAAGTCAAGGAAGTCGTGGAAGTGGTGAAAATGGAGGGCCAAAATTGGTAATGTTCAATAACAAGATTACAGTTGCAGAGGCATTGGAAGCAACAAGACAATTTGATGAGGAAAATGTCCTGAGCCGGGGAAGATATGGGCTTATATTCAAAGCAACATTCCAAGATGGAATGGTGCTAGCAATTCGTCGCCTTCCGGATGGTTCAATCGATGAAGGCACATTTCGTAAAGAAGCAGAATCATTAGGCAAAGTAAAGCATCGAAACCTAACAGTTCTTCGAGGCTACTATGCAGGACCACCCGATGTAAGGCTTCTTGTTTACGACTACATGCCTAATGGAAACCTTGCCACTCTCCTCCAAGAGGCTTCTCACCAAGAAGGCCATGTGCTCAATTGGCCAATGCGTCACCTCATTGCACTTGGCATTGCTCGCGGGCTAGCATTCTTGCACTCTGTCTCAATGGTTCACGGGGATATCAAGCCACTAAATGTCCTCTTTGATGCTGATTTCGAAGCCCATTTATCCGAATTCGGGCTAGACAAGCTAACCGTAGCAACACCAGCCGAGGCATCCACATCATCCACCCCAATTGGTTCCTTAGGCTACGTATCACCAGAAGCAGCATTAACAGGACAAGCAACAAGAGAGGCAGACGTGTACAGTTTTGGGATCATATTGTTGGAAATACTTACAGGAAGGAAGCCTGTCATGTTCACACAAGACGAAGACATTGTGAAATGGGTGAAAAGGCAATTGCAAAGAGGCCAAATCTCAGAACTACTTGAGCCAGGCTTGCTTGAACTAGACCCCGAGTCATCAGAATGGGAAGAATTCTTGTTGGGTGTGAAAGTAGCATTGCTTTGCACAGCACCTGATCCACTTGATAGGCCATCCATGGCTGACATTGTATTCATGCTTGAAGGCTGTAGGGTAGGACCAGAAATCCCTTCCTCAGCTGATCCCACCACAGTTCCTTCACCAGTTGGAGAATCTTAATTTGTGTCCAATTTTTCTATACCACcattatttgaaattgtttCATGATTTATGTTTGTAACCATGTAATTTCAATTCCTTAATCTctgattgggtttttttttttcactcattttctttaacaattttatgtatgtacattttttttttttttggttggtgtcCCCACGGCGCCGTTTAGGAAGCGTCGGTGGGTTCCATGGTCACAAGACTCACAACCGGTTAAAATAGAATTCTATGTTTGTTATTCTGAAAAGTTTTTTATTCCCGCCAAAAAAGGAACTACGACACGTGGCGGAATCAGAAGGGAGGTGAAAGTAGCCGTTAATGTGACCTGGGAAAAGACCCAAGCGTTTCTTATCGGTAAAAGGGTACGTATGAAGTTTGTCAGGAATCGTGAAAGTATCGGagtccaagaaaagaaaaaaacaaaatctcttTTAGATTCTTTCGGGGGGGTTGCCACGTCGGATTTACTAGTCTGTTGACTAGCACGTGGTCACTGACTTTCTTTTTTACCCTACTTAAGGCTTTataggcaattttttttttcactcgtAGAGTTGTTGTGATGCAATAATACAGTGGCAATGGATTTGGGTCCCACATTGTTATGAAAAAAGTTATGGGTCCCCACTGTAATGTATAGTATTATAgtattgggttgggttggggcCTACATTTTAAATTCTGAAAAGAGCACACAGAGGGAGAGTGATGCTAATGACTAATGTTGTATATGTCAGTTACAGTGTACGCTACCTAATTGAACAGTGAGTTTTAAATGGCGCAATTTTGATCTTGTGAGTTGAGAGAGACTGCGCAAACCCACAATTAATAGAGTCATGGCAATGAAAGGCACAAAGCAACAATATTCAACTGGTAGACGT
This genomic stretch from Castanea sativa cultivar Marrone di Chiusa Pesio chromosome 1, ASM4071231v1 harbors:
- the LOC142643140 gene encoding uncharacterized protein LOC142643140 isoform X1; the encoded protein is MAATATFFFFFFLFQFTAISTFAQHSAETLSEIQALMAFKANLHDPLGVLDGWDSSTPSAPCDWRGIVCFNNRVRELHLPRLQLGGRLTDQLSNLRELRKLSLHSNHLNGSIPSSLSQCALLRVVYLHYNSLSGTLPPSIVSNLTNLQILSLSHNLLSGKLSNDMSFSLRFLDLSSNFFSGEIPTNFTVKSQLRLINFSYNSFSGQVPASLGELQKLEYLSLDSNQLYGTLPSAVTNCSSLIHLSAEDNALKGLIPATMGAIPKLQVLSLSHNELSGSVPTTLLCNNNYSFSLRMVQLGFNALTSMVKPPNNGTCFSVLEVFDVKENHVRGVFPTWLTNVITLKVLDLSGNFFSGMLPSEIGGLLRLEEFRVSNNSLNGVIPSEFVKCSSLRVLDLEGNKFSGSVPGFLGGLRSLKVLSLGTNMLSGSIPMEFGTLFELEMLNLSDNNLTGNVPEEIMKLSNLSSLNLSNNRLSGGGEVLLNIGGLKNLQVLNLSHCGISGRVPASVGSLMKLAVLDLSKQNLSGELPNELFGLPSLQVVALEDNHLSGNFPEGFSSLVSLQYLNLSSNAFTGEIPATYGFLQSLLVLSASHNRISGIIPAELGNCSDLQVLELRSNRLEGQIPSAISQLSRLKGLDLGQNNFTGEIPDELSKCSSLTSLLLDSNNISGHIPDSLSKLSNLSMLNLSSNKLSGAIPSSLSRISGLKYLNLSSNDLEGEIPKTLSSQFNDPTVFAMNRKLCGKPLSRECPNVRRRKRKRLILFIGVAIAGAFLLTLCCCGYIYSLLRWRKKLREGAAGEKKRSPASAGSGGERGSQGSRGSGENGGPKLVMFNNKITVAEALEATRQFDEENVLSRGRYGLIFKATFQDGMVLAIRRLPDGSIDEGTFRKEAESLGKVKHRNLTVLRGYYAGPPDVRLLVYDYMPNGNLATLLQEASHQEGHVLNWPMRHLIALGIARGLAFLHSVSMVHGDIKPLNVLFDADFEAHLSEFGLDKLTVATPAEASTSSTPIGSLGYVSPEAALTGQATREADVYSFGIILLEILTGRKPVMFTQDEDIVKWVKRQLQRGQISELLEPGLLELDPESSEWEEFLLGVKVALLCTAPDPLDRPSMADIVFMLEGCRVGPEIPSSADPTTVPSPVGES
- the LOC142643140 gene encoding uncharacterized protein LOC142643140 isoform X2, with amino-acid sequence MAATATFFFFFFLFQFTAISTFAQHSAETLSEIQALMAFKANLHDPLGVLDGWDSSTPSAPCDWRGIVCFNNRVRELHLPRLQLGGRLTDQLSNLRELRKLSLHSNHLNGSIPSSLSQCALLRVVYLHYNSLSGTLPPSIVSNLTNLQILSLSHNLLSGKLSNDMSFSLRFLDLSSNFFSGEIPTNFTVKSQLRLINFSYNSFSGQVPASLGELQKLEYLSLDSNQLYGTLPSAVTNCSSLIHLSAEDNALKGLIPATMGAIPKLQVLSLSHNELSGRVPASVGSLMKLAVLDLSKQNLSGELPNELFGLPSLQVVALEDNHLSGNFPEGFSSLVSLQYLNLSSNAFTGEIPATYGFLQSLLVLSASHNRISGIIPAELGNCSDLQVLELRSNRLEGQIPSAISQLSRLKGLDLGQNNFTGEIPDELSKCSSLTSLLLDSNNISGHIPDSLSKLSNLSMLNLSSNKLSGAIPSSLSRISGLKYLNLSSNDLEGEIPKTLSSQFNDPTVFAMNRKLCGKPLSRECPNVRRRKRKRLILFIGVAIAGAFLLTLCCCGYIYSLLRWRKKLREGAAGEKKRSPASAGSGGERGSQGSRGSGENGGPKLVMFNNKITVAEALEATRQFDEENVLSRGRYGLIFKATFQDGMVLAIRRLPDGSIDEGTFRKEAESLGKVKHRNLTVLRGYYAGPPDVRLLVYDYMPNGNLATLLQEASHQEGHVLNWPMRHLIALGIARGLAFLHSVSMVHGDIKPLNVLFDADFEAHLSEFGLDKLTVATPAEASTSSTPIGSLGYVSPEAALTGQATREADVYSFGIILLEILTGRKPVMFTQDEDIVKWVKRQLQRGQISELLEPGLLELDPESSEWEEFLLGVKVALLCTAPDPLDRPSMADIVFMLEGCRVGPEIPSSADPTTVPSPVGES